Within Telopea speciosissima isolate NSW1024214 ecotype Mountain lineage chromosome 8, Tspe_v1, whole genome shotgun sequence, the genomic segment aaagaaagtgactttgcaCTTAAGATCACGGGTAATAcaactaatggaaagaaggttagtagtaaaattaggaatgtgtaaaacagaggacaagggaagagaggaaatgcagttgatgagtccttttccagatatggaagaaagggaaccatcaaccactttaaccttgtctttcccagaagtgggagaatatctgtgaaacaggctagaggaaccggtcataagatctgtagctccagagtctatgatccaaggatgtgaagctacagaagcacaatgacctccaaaaggaatacctgactgggcaaagtgtgaacctgaaggagcagaagaattggcagtagctgatgtagtagaggcagcagcagcggaagacctcagcatacgtaggagtgcctgtagatcatcctaggatagaccagggtcagtagcaggggctgcagtaacagtctcagtctgatgggccttggcaGCCCTCTTTGCctcaaagtcagccggtttcccatgaagtttccagcacttctccttggtgtggtaaggtttgtgacagtaTTCACAGACAATAGACCCTGTAGTTGAATccccaagagaagcagtgccactaggtgcaggagtggcaggggcagTAGCTTGTAAAGCTGAcatgtcagtaataggagggtgcaacaggGCAGCCCTAcagttttcttcagaggagaccaaggcataggactgttcaagtgtgggaaaaggcttgtgacccaacacttgaacccgaatctgatcatactccacatttaatcctgccaaaaaatcataaactctaatcttgtccacatgttgCTTATAAGAAGTAATATTGGCAGTTGTAGTCTGGTGAAAGTCAAAAAAATggtccagttgctgccaaaggctgcgcaaggtagcatagtatttggagattGTCaactctccctgagtagtgtgaaggaccttcttcttgagttcatatacttgggcatcattgtcaagctgtccataagtctccttgcaagcagcccaaattttcgaggctgtgtcaaggagaagaaaattatgctgcAGATCTGTAGTCATAGAaccgatcaggtaggacataagaactccattgttggcaagccacttgtccTGAGCAGCTCCAACCTCAGTAGGCATAGTAGTGGTTCCCCtaatatgaccagtaaggccacggccagcaatggcaaaggaggcagacctagaccaaagcaggtaattagtgccatccaacttgattggatttgggGAAAAAGTACGATAAtctggtttgctgtttccatcaccaacagaggtagcagtcgaatccacagaGTCACCCATGAAGACAGGAGAGAACCCCAAATCGCAGAATGGGGCTGTAGTGAAGAGAAACCCAACAAAACcttcaagttaagggctgaaaaaaGGATGAGAACCTTCTAGTAATGAAGGAATGAAtgcctccaaaaatcagcaacaataGATAAGtaaaaccttgagatcgatttttttcagggttttgaacaaaaccctaaaagtgctgaaatcgataagagGAGAAGATGCCCAAACAGTGAGTAGAAGGGGCTGAAGTTGCTGTCGAAGATGCCTTGAATAGGGGAGAAtcactcctcaaaaaatcagaatcatcGGACAGGtggaaccccaagatcgattattgtcagggttttgaaaaaccctgagaTTGTGAAAAAATAATCAAACTTGAGGGGTCTTCAACTTGATGTAGATGCTGGAATACCAATCTGTTGCAGTTCCTGAGCTTCAAACAGGTGAACAAATCCCTTATAGTAGAGATGGAATCTGTCCAAGGAAGGCTGAAGGCTTCAAAAGTCGCagcaaagaggaaaaaaaactaTTGATCAGGTCTGAATATCATGGGATGAGGTAAGAaaaaggagggcagcaactggatcaacagatcacctcatcagtgctgccctatggaaaaaaaggaaagcaaaacaaagggaagaagagaagagaagggagatcgAGAATTAGAGAGAGGAGGGGGATCGAGAATGGTAAAAAGTTCTAATTCacaaccagctctgataccatgttaagaggatcagaattagaacttaatgcttggatgatttaattcatcccaagcacatatgtatttataactataatgaaagaatgATCAAaagtacatgagcaatgtgggactaaaccacacgcaaggaactaacaaaataataaagggaaaaagtccagaatacccgcacagtattctggcccatatatcgaACAATATGCAATTGGGAAATTTCATTGGGTGCTTAGCTTTATGGAAAGTTACAACCGCTTTTCTAAAGGATGTTTCCTTACAAAGTATAACCACATCTTTAATTTACTGATCTTTAAATTGGTTCCAGTTGACCAAGTGAACATCTTTTATGAGAGCAATTTACATCAGATGGATGCAATACTGATCAAATACCAATGTGATGTTTTTTCCCTCCTCAACTGAAGTGGTTGTCATTCCACTGGGCAGTTAACATGGCTAGGTGACCAACTGATATGGAAATGATGTGATGGAGTTTCCAGAGTGGCAGTTCCCTGCTTCAACGACGTATTGGTTTTTTGTGCATCTGCAATTACCTTGTATATGTATGATGCTAATGAAACTACCCTCACACCTTGAGTGCATCTTGTCAATCCTGCCCACAGAATTAGAACAACCCTTATAAACCCTGGTGTTGCCCTAGGTCTTCTCTGAAACCTGATTTCAATCAAGTGAAGTGGTGCTTGAGAAAAAAGGGTGTTTTCCGTGTACCTATCTTTGTTAGTGTTGCCAGATGATTTGACTATCTTGTCATTAGAAGAAAAAAGCGAGTTATCCACAGACTTAAGTTATTTTTGCCAGATGATTTGACCATCTTGCGGTTAGAATTCTCTTTTATGGAATTCTTATGGGATCCACCCAATTCAACATGGAAAATTCAATTGTTTGGCAACCTCTGATTTTGCTAATTTcttggtccttgtggatttatTAGAGAATAGAATCATAACCCTCTGAATTTCTGATTGTGTCCAGGTATCTCTGTGTATACTCATGGATGAATCTGAGTACTTTGAACCATGGATTAATCACTTGACCTTTCTAATATTGTGTGTTTTCCTTTAACAGGTTTAGTCTTCAAGATGTCAGACAATTGTGATAATTCTGAGCTAGCTATTGCAGAAACACAGCCTAACAACAGGCGTAGGAGGAAGAAGTCCATAGTATGGGAACACTTTACCATTGAACCTGTGGGTAATGGCTGTACCAGGGCTTGCTGTATGCAGTGCAAGCAGACATTTGCATATAGTACTGGGTCAAAACTGGCAGGTACCagccacctcaaacgacacaTAGCCTTGGGGACCTGTCCAGTAACCCGCCGTAACCAGGAGAAGAATCAACTGACCCCATATTCCAAAACTGGGAGTGCTACAGATCCTCCCCTAAAAAGACGGAGAGCAAGTCCTGGTTCACCATTTTTTCCCTTTGATCAGGAACTCTGCCGCCAGGAGATTGCTAAGATGATCATCACGCATGAGTACCCACTTCACATGGTAGAACATCCAGGCTTTGCAGCTTTTGTGCATAATCTTCAACCTCGGTTCAATATGGTAAGCTTCAGCACAGTCCAAGGGGATTGTGTGGCCATTTATTTAAGGGAGAAACAAAGCCTTCAAAATGTTCTGGGAGGAATGCCTGGACGCATCAGCCTTGCTTTGGACTTGTGGACTTCAAATCAAAATCTTGGCTATGTTTTGGTAAGGGGGCAGTATATTGACACAGATTGGAAGTTGCATCGGCTGATTTATAATGTTGTTATGGTACCAAATCCAGAATCTGGCAATGCCTTGACTCAAGCTGTAGTGTCTTTCCTTTGTGATTGGAGTTTGGAGAGCAAGATATTTACTGTCACTGTTGATCAACGCTTCTCAAATGATGAAGCAACTGGAGATCTCAGAGGTTTTATCTCCATCGAAAACCCGCTTATGCTCAATGGCCAGTTATTAATACGGCATTGCTATGCCCATGTTTTAAGCAGCCTTGCACAAGATGCACTGGCAGCAGTGAGGGAATCCGTCAACAAAGTCCGTTCAAGTGTTAAGTTTGTGAAGACATCAGAGACTCATGAAGAAATCTTTACTGAACTTAAACAACACCTTCAGGTACCTAGCAGAAAGACCCTACTCCTTGATGATGAAACAAAATGGAACACAACGTATCTCATGCTGGTCGTTGCTTTGGAGGTGAAGGAAGTATTTTCTTGCTTGGATACTTCGGATCCAGAATACAAGGAAACCCCCTCGATGGATGACTGGAAACAGGTTGAAACTCTGTGCACATACTTGAAGCTTCTATATGATGCAGCTAGTATCTTATCGACTGCACCATACCCAACTGCCAATATGTTCTTCCATGAGGTGTGGAAAATCCATTTGGAGCTCACACATGCAGCTGTGAACCAGGATCCCTTTATCAGCAATCTTGCCAGACCAATGCAAGAGAAGTTTGATAAATATTGGAAGGACTGCAGCCTTGTCTTAGCTGTTGCTGTTGTTATGGATCCACGGTTCAAGATGAAGCTTGTGGAGTTCAGCTTCTCAAAGATCTATGGGGATGATGCTAGCACATACATCAAGATTGTAGATGAGGGCATTCATGAACTTTTCCTGGATTATGTAGCACAACCACTTCCCCTTACGCCAACTTATGTGGATCATGGGATTTCCAGCAGCCCCAAGAGGGAGACATCACCAGGGGCACTTCTTGCCGCTGGCGATGGGCTTCTGGATTTTGATGTCTACATCTCCGAGATATCTGCAAGCCAACAATCAAAGTCGGAGCTGGATCAGTACCTGGAAGAGTCCCTGGTACCTAGGATACAGGAGTTTGACATATTGAGTTGGTGGAAACTGAACAACCTCAAGTATCCTACGCTCTCAAAGATGGC encodes:
- the LOC122671838 gene encoding zinc finger BED domain-containing protein RICESLEEPER 2-like, producing MSDNCDNSELAIAETQPNNRRRRKKSIVWEHFTIEPVGNGCTRACCMQCKQTFAYSTGSKLAGTSHLKRHIALGTCPVTRRNQEKNQLTPYSKTGSATDPPLKRRRASPGSPFFPFDQELCRQEIAKMIITHEYPLHMVEHPGFAAFVHNLQPRFNMVSFSTVQGDCVAIYLREKQSLQNVLGGMPGRISLALDLWTSNQNLGYVLVRGQYIDTDWKLHRLIYNVVMVPNPESGNALTQAVVSFLCDWSLESKIFTVTVDQRFSNDEATGDLRGFISIENPLMLNGQLLIRHCYAHVLSSLAQDALAAVRESVNKVRSSVKFVKTSETHEEIFTELKQHLQVPSRKTLLLDDETKWNTTYLMLVVALEVKEVFSCLDTSDPEYKETPSMDDWKQVETLCTYLKLLYDAASILSTAPYPTANMFFHEVWKIHLELTHAAVNQDPFISNLARPMQEKFDKYWKDCSLVLAVAVVMDPRFKMKLVEFSFSKIYGDDASTYIKIVDEGIHELFLDYVAQPLPLTPTYVDHGISSSPKRETSPGALLAAGDGLLDFDVYISEISASQQSKSELDQYLEESLVPRIQEFDILSWWKLNNLKYPTLSKMARDILSIPVSTVGTDAVFDVRHTVLDSYRASLRPETLEALICAKDWLQCRSIEMSKAIVKMEF